A stretch of the Jeotgalibacillus malaysiensis genome encodes the following:
- a CDS encoding phosphatidylglycerophosphatase, with protein sequence MKTRVHSDELKQETYKGLEERGITIDAMAEIVYTLQAPYAPELTMETCRDSVHAVLRKREVQHAVLVAVELDKLAEAKALSPVLQRIVETDEGLFGVDETIALGAVNINGSIAVTTFGFLDKAKIGIIKELDTKREDGKVNTFMDDIVCAICANASGRIAHRMRDEEEQKESMVAELDKIRENFKEHIHPYEPLVANPLYEASSCNLSELSLTEEKA encoded by the coding sequence ATGAAAACACGAGTACATTCAGATGAATTAAAGCAAGAAACATATAAAGGGCTAGAAGAAAGAGGCATTACGATTGATGCCATGGCGGAAATTGTCTACACCTTACAAGCACCATATGCTCCAGAACTGACAATGGAGACATGCCGAGACTCGGTTCATGCGGTACTTCGAAAGCGTGAAGTGCAACACGCAGTGTTAGTGGCTGTGGAGCTCGATAAACTAGCAGAAGCAAAAGCGTTATCTCCGGTATTGCAACGCATTGTGGAAACCGATGAAGGACTGTTCGGGGTGGATGAGACGATTGCACTAGGAGCCGTGAATATCAACGGTTCGATTGCGGTTACGACATTCGGTTTCCTGGATAAAGCGAAAATTGGGATTATCAAAGAGTTGGATACGAAGCGAGAAGATGGAAAAGTAAACACCTTTATGGACGACATTGTCTGTGCCATCTGTGCGAACGCAAGCGGACGTATCGCCCACCGGATGCGGGATGAGGAAGAACAAAAGGAATCGATGGTGGCGGAATTAGATAAGATTCGGGAAAATTTCAAGGAACATATTCACCCCTATGAACCACTTGTTGCAAACCCTTTATATGAAGCCAGTTCATGCAATTTGTCAGAGTTGTCACTGACAGAAGAAAAAGCATGA
- a CDS encoding 3-oxoacyl-ACP synthase — MNNNIKIASIGMYHPETKRGNDFYLDHFEKKGRDISGLLTALNKKERHVAGEGETTLTMGIESAKRALDKAGLTAKDIDMIIFSTQVPEYIIPTNAMLVHEALGCECHVLVMDSNASCAGMTVAVEQTSRYMMANPHVNRALVIGSDHLTKISNPEQEITYANQGDASVSVILEKTAEDTGFIDAAVHTYSANTDKITYPKEGLAKQGTTGYIDFIPFDPSFGTPIIFNLMETLFERNNLTPEDMGGFFLSQFAYGDTLKIQERFNLPDEKMNFVGDRFGYTGTTSPFLALHEAIEEGKIKRGDHLMFWTVGAGHQFIAMLFKY, encoded by the coding sequence ATGAATAATAATATTAAAATCGCATCCATTGGGATGTATCATCCAGAAACAAAACGAGGGAATGACTTTTACTTAGACCATTTTGAAAAGAAAGGGAGAGACATCTCCGGATTGCTGACGGCTCTGAATAAAAAAGAACGCCATGTCGCAGGAGAAGGGGAGACGACTCTTACGATGGGAATTGAATCCGCAAAACGAGCGTTAGACAAGGCGGGACTTACGGCAAAAGATATCGATATGATTATCTTCTCAACACAGGTGCCAGAATATATCATTCCAACCAATGCGATGCTTGTACACGAAGCATTAGGCTGTGAGTGTCATGTCTTGGTCATGGATAGCAATGCAAGCTGTGCAGGCATGACAGTAGCGGTTGAACAGACATCCCGCTATATGATGGCAAATCCTCACGTGAACCGTGCTCTTGTCATTGGTTCTGACCACTTGACGAAAATTTCGAATCCTGAACAGGAAATTACGTATGCGAACCAGGGAGATGCTTCTGTTTCCGTTATTCTAGAAAAAACAGCGGAAGATACCGGATTCATTGATGCCGCTGTACACACGTACTCTGCTAACACCGATAAAATCACTTATCCAAAAGAAGGATTAGCAAAGCAAGGAACAACTGGTTATATTGACTTCATTCCCTTTGACCCAAGCTTTGGGACACCGATTATCTTCAATTTGATGGAAACACTCTTTGAGCGAAACAACCTGACACCAGAGGATATGGGTGGCTTCTTCCTTTCACAGTTCGCTTATGGAGACACACTTAAAATCCAGGAACGATTCAACTTGCCGGACGAGAAAATGAATTTTGTCGGAGACCGGTTCGGATATACGGGGACGACAAGCCCATTTTTAGCTCTTCACGAAGCCATCGAGGAAGGGAAAATCAAGCGAGGTGACCATCTGATGTTTTGGACAGTCGGGGCGGGACATCAGTTCATTGCCATGTTGTTCAAATACTAA
- a CDS encoding soluble lytic murein transglycosylase and like regulatory protein, producing MKQLGTGSQSSMQKQEERKQKRARRDRKMYAILAVLLIALAILTTKVFASTGDSMAPEPKSNEVALETKVEKTSVEVTEPVTKEKAEEKEMVVKEEKTPAQPKKTEKVQKAEKGFSYNEDVPMPRAHQEYLYELTTEYGLDYVKTLAVIQHESVFDPNATNETQDYGYFQINIVNHQHLSELLGTQNAPFDPYVNMEWGTYMLSDLYAYWSEQGYQGQGLDDAVWSSYNKGKAGFLKYGHATEYIHKMKASIQKIESVM from the coding sequence ATGAAACAACTAGGAACAGGAAGTCAATCGTCAATGCAAAAACAGGAAGAGCGTAAACAGAAACGTGCTCGTCGTGACCGAAAGATGTATGCAATCCTCGCCGTATTATTGATTGCACTAGCCATCTTAACGACAAAAGTATTTGCTAGTACAGGAGATTCAATGGCTCCGGAACCAAAATCGAATGAGGTTGCACTTGAAACAAAAGTGGAAAAGACATCGGTTGAAGTGACAGAACCCGTGACAAAGGAAAAGGCAGAAGAAAAAGAAATGGTTGTAAAAGAAGAAAAAACACCAGCTCAACCGAAGAAAACGGAAAAAGTTCAAAAGGCGGAGAAAGGCTTTTCTTACAACGAAGATGTTCCAATGCCAAGAGCTCATCAGGAGTATTTATATGAGCTAACAACGGAATATGGTCTTGATTACGTGAAGACACTCGCTGTCATTCAACATGAAAGTGTGTTTGACCCGAATGCCACGAACGAGACACAAGATTATGGATACTTCCAAATCAATATCGTGAATCATCAACATTTGTCTGAACTGCTTGGCACACAAAACGCACCATTTGACCCGTATGTAAATATGGAGTGGGGAACATATATGCTTTCGGATTTATATGCGTATTGGAGTGAACAAGGATATCAAGGACAGGGATTAGACGATGCGGTATGGAGTAGCTATAACAAAGGAAAGGCTGGATTCTTAAAATATGGACATGCGACAGAGTATATCCACAAGATGAAAGCGTCGATTCAGAAAATCGAATCAGTTATGTAA
- a CDS encoding NAD-dependent deacetylase — MKDTCTNNKQLNIVVLTGAGVSTDSGIPDFRGKEGVWNKEGNPEAIITRSYFMGYPKLFWAQYKELFKEKLTMNHQPNRVHELVKELETVGKVTVLTQNIDSLHQLAGSEHVLEMHGSYQTASCPKCKLAYDVNHINSNDIPRCTRINKKGNVCNFILKPDVVLFGDTIRHWKEAEAVLESADLCLILGTSLRVKPFNTLPELAKDNGARLVFINNEGTEFDELMDEIHLGHIDEGLERVLQAFKNDEERDMWK; from the coding sequence ATGAAAGATACATGCACAAACAATAAACAACTCAACATCGTCGTCCTGACAGGTGCCGGAGTGAGTACAGATAGCGGTATCCCGGACTTTCGTGGGAAAGAGGGAGTCTGGAACAAGGAGGGGAATCCAGAAGCCATTATCACCCGCTCTTATTTTATGGGTTATCCCAAACTTTTTTGGGCTCAGTATAAAGAGCTATTCAAGGAGAAACTCACGATGAATCACCAGCCGAACCGGGTACATGAACTGGTAAAAGAGCTTGAAACAGTTGGAAAGGTAACCGTATTGACACAGAATATTGATAGTTTACACCAGCTTGCTGGTAGTGAACATGTTTTGGAGATGCACGGGAGCTACCAAACAGCGAGCTGTCCGAAATGCAAACTTGCATATGACGTGAACCACATTAATTCAAATGACATCCCCCGTTGTACCCGTATCAATAAGAAGGGGAATGTGTGTAATTTCATCTTGAAACCGGATGTTGTCTTGTTTGGAGATACCATCCGCCACTGGAAAGAAGCAGAAGCGGTACTTGAATCTGCTGACCTTTGTCTCATTCTCGGAACGTCCCTTCGTGTCAAACCATTTAACACATTGCCTGAATTGGCGAAAGACAATGGAGCACGACTTGTATTCATCAATAACGAAGGAACCGAATTCGATGAGCTGATGGATGAGATTCATTTAGGGCATATTGATGAAGGATTGGAGAGGGTTCTGCAAGCCTTCAAAAATGATGAAGAGAGAGATATGTGGAAATGA